Proteins encoded by one window of Pyxidicoccus trucidator:
- a CDS encoding imm11 family protein: MRYFRLFEDLYIPGRWYLDTPLDGQGEASGSWLFMQGAPASVEGAFKVNLFKRGKQLDFSMADAGSVPVIHPKLVSVFAELAPGDVQLFSVTVEGQPEPYSIVNVTRVVKCIDDAACTEVQYWKPEDGRPEKTGRYRSVLDLRIDKARVGGAKIFRTWGWNVELIVSEDFKDAMERTGASGMEFTEV; encoded by the coding sequence ATGCGGTACTTCCGACTGTTCGAAGACCTCTACATCCCGGGGCGCTGGTACCTGGACACGCCTCTTGACGGCCAGGGGGAGGCGTCGGGCAGCTGGCTCTTCATGCAGGGAGCGCCCGCCTCCGTAGAGGGAGCCTTCAAAGTGAACCTCTTCAAGCGCGGCAAGCAGCTCGACTTCTCCATGGCGGACGCGGGCTCCGTGCCCGTCATCCACCCGAAGCTTGTATCTGTCTTCGCGGAACTGGCGCCCGGTGACGTGCAGCTATTCTCAGTGACGGTCGAAGGGCAGCCAGAGCCGTACTCCATCGTCAACGTCACGAGGGTGGTGAAGTGCATTGACGACGCCGCGTGCACAGAGGTCCAGTACTGGAAGCCAGAGGACGGGCGTCCAGAAAAGACGGGCCGATACCGAAGCGTGCTCGACCTCCGCATCGACAAAGCGAGGGTGGGCGGCGCGAAGATCTTCCGCACCTGGGGCTGGAACGTGGAACTCATCGTCTCCGAGGACTTCAAGGACGCGATGGAGCGCACTGGCGCCAGCGGAATGGAGTTCACGGAGGTGTAG
- the crtI gene encoding phytoene desaturase family protein codes for MVGMAARSGDRRALVIGSGFGGLAAAVRLAARGWRVTVLERRDGPGGRANAFQQDGFTFDAGPTVITCPHLLEELWALAGQRLADHVELRPVEPLYRMRFPDGATFDYHTGREAMRAAVRRMSPGDVAGFDALSERVERMYEAGIGPLMSAPVPGLLSLAPFTPALLRDEAFRTMYGLVSKHVKDERLRQALSFHPLLIGGSPFTPASAVYASIQFVERRWGAFFPVGGTGALVRGLVALLEGLGGEVRYDSEVTEITLEGRRATGVRLGDGTWLPADAVVSNADAAWTYRYLLPGHVRRHWTDERINRARYSMSAFLWYFGTRRQYPEVAHHTLLFGRDFRGMFSGLAGPGAPSADPLLYLHRPTATDAALAPEGHDTFYVLAPVPHLGDGTDWRTRAESFRRALQERLERTVLPGLGEELATSRVFTPEHFRDELRSFRGAAFSFAPTLMQTTFLRAQAQSEDVERLYMVGAGTHPGAGLPAVLCSAKIVDTVIARA; via the coding sequence ATGGTGGGAATGGCAGCGCGGAGCGGTGACAGGCGCGCGCTCGTCATTGGCAGTGGCTTCGGAGGGCTGGCGGCGGCGGTGCGACTGGCGGCGCGCGGCTGGCGCGTCACGGTGCTGGAGCGGCGGGACGGACCAGGCGGGCGGGCGAACGCCTTCCAGCAGGACGGCTTCACCTTCGACGCGGGCCCCACGGTCATCACCTGCCCGCACCTGCTGGAGGAGCTGTGGGCGCTGGCGGGGCAGCGGCTCGCGGACCATGTGGAATTGCGCCCGGTGGAGCCGCTGTATCGGATGCGGTTCCCGGACGGGGCCACGTTCGACTACCACACGGGCCGCGAGGCCATGCGCGCGGCCGTGCGACGAATGTCCCCTGGGGATGTGGCGGGCTTCGACGCACTGAGTGAGCGCGTGGAGCGGATGTACGAGGCGGGCATCGGCCCGCTGATGAGCGCACCCGTGCCGGGCCTGCTGAGCCTGGCGCCGTTCACCCCGGCGTTGCTGCGGGATGAGGCGTTCCGCACGATGTACGGGCTGGTGTCCAAGCACGTGAAGGACGAGCGGTTGCGGCAGGCGCTCAGCTTCCATCCGCTGCTGATTGGTGGGAGCCCCTTCACGCCCGCGAGCGCGGTGTATGCGTCCATCCAGTTCGTGGAGCGGCGGTGGGGCGCGTTCTTTCCGGTGGGCGGCACGGGGGCGCTGGTGAGAGGGCTGGTGGCGCTGCTGGAGGGGCTGGGCGGGGAGGTGCGGTACGACAGCGAGGTGACGGAGATCACGCTCGAAGGACGGCGGGCCACGGGCGTACGGCTGGGGGATGGGACGTGGCTGCCGGCGGATGCGGTGGTGTCGAACGCGGACGCGGCGTGGACGTACCGGTATCTGCTGCCGGGGCACGTGCGACGGCACTGGACGGACGAGCGCATCAACCGGGCGCGCTATTCGATGAGCGCGTTCCTCTGGTACTTCGGCACGCGGAGGCAGTACCCGGAGGTTGCGCACCACACGCTGCTGTTCGGAAGGGACTTCCGGGGCATGTTCTCCGGGCTGGCCGGACCGGGCGCGCCGTCCGCAGACCCGCTGCTGTATCTGCACCGGCCCACGGCGACGGATGCGGCGTTGGCGCCAGAGGGGCATGACACGTTCTACGTGCTGGCTCCGGTGCCGCATCTGGGAGACGGAACGGACTGGAGGACTCGGGCGGAGTCCTTCCGGCGCGCGCTTCAGGAGCGCCTGGAGCGCACCGTGTTGCCCGGGCTTGGCGAGGAACTGGCGACGTCGCGAGTCTTCACGCCGGAGCACTTCCGCGACGAATTGAGGTCATTCCGTGGCGCCGCGTTCAGCTTTGCTCCCACGCTGATGCAGACCACGTTCCTTCGTGCACAGGCGCAGAGTGAGGACGTGGAGCGGCTGTACATGGTCGGGGCAGGGACTCATCCTGGAGCGGGGCTGCCCGCGGTGCTGTGCTCGGCGAAGATCGTGGATACGGTGATTGCCCGCGCGTGA
- a CDS encoding trifunctional serine/threonine-protein kinase/ATP-binding protein/sensor histidine kinase, whose product MIEVPGFRIVRELATSGAFLWLRATREADGASVTLKVPETSRPTSPAARLRHELELTQALRIDGVLQALELAELRAGTPVLVLEGFGETTLAQRLARGPLEPREACRIALSLARTLGAIHATGIVHRDLHPGCVLLGADGEAVKLTGFTLATRRPRAEVAPVPPDRLEGTLEYLSPEGTGRTHRSVDSRSDFYSLGVVLYELLTGRRPFADTDALGLIHAHVALPPPPPGSLVPGLPRPLSDIALKLLAKSPEDRYQSAYGLVADLQACLDALEGTGTVAPFELGAKDVPERFTAPDRLYGREAQQAALRDAFEHAVSGRSGFVLLTGAAGMGKSTLTGTLKRPVSERHGLFVRGKYDQFLRDTPYSGIFEAFRDVARGLLSEEEEALAASRRRLLDAVGDMGRLVVDAVPRMALVLGEQPPVPELGPAESELRFQLVLRKLVAALATREHPLVVVLDDVQWTDSASLQLLRLLLSDRDIGHLLVVAACRSEELTPDHPVEGLARALHEDGTPVRRIALEPLSPEHLARLVADVFPPAAGQPDAQLGALVLSLTEGNPFFAVQLLRTFYERGLVRFDAEGGGFRWDAGALRGQDFSDGVVALLTSRIRELSPAAQAVLPWAAALGHTFDLRSLAIVLERTPAEAAEGLGEVLQAGLVAPMGEPDAESGGAYQFTHDRVQQAALELTPSAERPELHARIGRLLLRHTPPERLDEGLVDLVSHFHLALPVLKDVDERHRVAALDLRAGRSAKSRGAWSGALRLLSTGLSLVGEDGWKKDRRLTFDLHVDAAEAAYLAADFDLMERLAAAALAHAVDGAEEVRVQEVRLQCYSHRGEHARGVDLGLEVLRKLGQPLPANPKPPHVLAAVAKTKLRLGLRKPEDLEALPEGTDPLLLATLRLLVKLSSVAFMARPLLFPLVVLRILQLTIHHGATGVAAFGYVGYGLMLSVHLGNPEEGFRYGRLALKTLDRFQAESLRSMVTFVFNLFIRHWKEPLSACIEDFHVAARKGQEMGDIEYFGYAASAACATSVIARDGLAEGGPRIDRYRDALAAHRHKNVPFVEYMRHTLDALTGTFTGDADAREEALVAPYRQLDYANGIATCDVLRTLRRWLSGDARGTLASAEAIDARVELIAGQIYLPWYKFFQGLALIALHPTRGPLERLRASRAIDAIRKSMRGWARLAPMNYGARAELLDAERARLDGEKDAAADGYDRAIRLARQYGLSLDEGVACEAAARFHLKEGRESVARAYLEDSRHAFLRWGARAVAARLEREHPRLLPSAPTVPEPARAEEAAGTPLAALDLESVLKTARALSGEIVLGKLLRKLMTLVIENAGARRGFLILKKPEGLFIEAEGSVDGTTVVVEQAVPVESSTALPASLIHYVVRTGETVILHDAAAEEPFSEDPYIRGARPKSVLCSPLLKQGSLTGVLYLENDATPGAFTRERLEVLRLLSFQAAISLENAGLYASLEDYSRTLERRVEERTTEIQRKNAELAETLSRLQEMQRQLVAQEKLASLGALTAGIAHELQNPLNFVNNFSDLSMRLARELEEALRALASRLDGPAIEDVLELLEDLRQNSQRINTHGRRASDIIKTMLRHSRRSEGTRSRADLNNLVRDSLSLASQGLRSRPGGAAVQLESDLDGAVGIVELVASDISRLFINILENAFYAAVQKQQESGAGFTPRIDVRTRRLGDKVELRVRDNGVGIPEHIREKLFHPFFTTKPAGVGTGLGLSLCHDIVQEHQGEIRVESEPGAYAEFIITLPAPLAASSSGAAA is encoded by the coding sequence ATGATTGAGGTCCCCGGCTTCCGGATCGTCAGAGAGCTCGCCACCTCCGGCGCCTTCCTATGGCTGCGGGCCACGCGTGAAGCGGACGGCGCCTCCGTCACCCTCAAGGTCCCCGAGACCTCGCGCCCCACCTCCCCCGCCGCACGGCTCCGCCATGAGCTCGAGCTGACGCAAGCCCTGCGCATCGACGGCGTCCTCCAGGCCCTGGAGCTGGCGGAGCTACGCGCGGGTACCCCCGTCCTCGTGCTCGAAGGCTTCGGTGAGACGACGCTCGCTCAGCGCCTCGCCCGGGGCCCCCTGGAGCCTCGCGAGGCGTGCCGCATCGCCCTGTCGCTGGCCCGCACCCTGGGCGCCATCCACGCGACGGGCATCGTCCACCGCGACCTCCACCCCGGCTGCGTGCTGCTGGGTGCGGACGGCGAGGCCGTGAAGCTCACCGGCTTCACCCTGGCCACGCGCCGCCCCCGCGCCGAGGTGGCCCCGGTGCCGCCGGACCGCCTGGAAGGCACCCTCGAATACCTGTCGCCCGAGGGCACGGGCCGCACCCACCGCAGCGTGGACTCGCGCAGCGACTTCTACTCGCTGGGCGTCGTGCTCTACGAGCTGCTCACCGGGCGTCGCCCCTTCGCCGACACCGACGCGCTGGGCCTCATCCACGCGCACGTGGCCCTGCCTCCCCCGCCCCCGGGCTCGCTGGTGCCGGGCCTGCCCCGGCCGCTCTCGGACATCGCGCTCAAGCTGCTCGCGAAGTCGCCCGAGGACCGCTACCAGAGCGCCTACGGCCTGGTGGCGGACCTCCAGGCCTGCCTGGACGCACTGGAGGGCACCGGCACGGTGGCCCCCTTCGAGCTCGGCGCGAAGGACGTGCCCGAGCGCTTCACCGCCCCCGACCGGCTCTATGGGCGCGAGGCCCAGCAGGCCGCGCTGCGGGACGCCTTCGAGCACGCCGTCTCCGGCCGCTCCGGCTTCGTGCTCCTCACCGGCGCGGCGGGCATGGGCAAGTCGACCCTCACCGGCACGCTCAAGCGCCCCGTTTCCGAGCGCCACGGCCTGTTCGTGCGCGGCAAGTACGACCAGTTCCTCCGCGACACGCCCTACAGCGGCATCTTCGAGGCCTTCCGCGACGTGGCCCGAGGCCTCCTCAGCGAGGAGGAAGAGGCACTGGCCGCGTCGAGGCGCCGCCTGCTGGACGCCGTGGGTGACATGGGCCGGCTGGTGGTGGACGCAGTGCCGCGCATGGCGCTGGTGCTGGGCGAGCAGCCCCCCGTGCCCGAGCTGGGGCCCGCCGAGTCGGAGCTGCGCTTCCAACTGGTGCTGCGCAAGCTCGTCGCCGCGCTCGCCACGCGCGAGCACCCGCTCGTCGTCGTGCTGGATGACGTGCAGTGGACCGACAGCGCCAGCCTCCAGCTCCTGCGGCTGCTCCTCTCCGACCGCGACATCGGCCACCTGCTGGTGGTGGCGGCGTGCCGCTCCGAGGAGCTGACGCCGGACCACCCGGTGGAGGGGCTCGCCCGTGCGCTGCACGAGGACGGCACGCCGGTGCGACGAATCGCGCTGGAGCCGCTGTCCCCCGAGCACCTGGCCCGGCTGGTGGCGGACGTATTCCCTCCCGCCGCCGGACAGCCGGACGCACAGCTCGGCGCGCTGGTGCTCTCGCTCACGGAGGGCAACCCGTTCTTCGCCGTGCAGCTGCTGCGGACCTTCTACGAGCGCGGCCTCGTCCGCTTCGACGCGGAGGGCGGCGGCTTCCGCTGGGACGCCGGTGCGCTGCGCGGCCAGGACTTCAGCGACGGCGTGGTGGCGCTGCTCACCTCCCGCATCCGCGAGCTGAGCCCCGCCGCCCAGGCGGTGCTCCCCTGGGCCGCCGCGCTGGGCCACACCTTCGACCTGCGCAGCCTCGCCATCGTCCTGGAGCGCACGCCCGCCGAGGCCGCCGAAGGGCTGGGCGAGGTGCTCCAGGCCGGGCTCGTGGCCCCCATGGGCGAGCCCGACGCCGAGTCGGGTGGCGCGTACCAGTTCACCCATGACCGCGTGCAGCAGGCCGCGCTGGAGCTGACGCCCTCCGCCGAGCGCCCGGAGCTCCACGCGCGCATCGGCCGCCTGCTCCTGCGCCACACGCCGCCCGAGCGGCTGGATGAGGGGCTCGTCGACCTCGTCAGTCACTTCCACCTCGCGCTCCCGGTGCTGAAGGACGTGGACGAGCGGCACCGCGTCGCGGCCCTGGACCTGCGCGCTGGCCGGAGCGCCAAGTCGCGCGGCGCATGGTCCGGGGCGCTGCGGCTGCTCTCCACCGGCCTGTCGCTGGTGGGCGAGGACGGCTGGAAGAAGGACCGCCGGCTCACCTTCGACTTGCACGTGGACGCGGCCGAGGCGGCCTACCTCGCCGCGGACTTCGACCTGATGGAGCGCCTGGCCGCCGCCGCCCTGGCCCACGCGGTAGATGGCGCGGAGGAGGTCCGCGTCCAGGAGGTCCGGCTCCAGTGCTACTCGCACCGGGGCGAGCACGCGCGCGGCGTGGACCTGGGCCTGGAGGTGCTGCGCAAGCTGGGCCAGCCGCTGCCCGCGAATCCCAAGCCCCCGCACGTGCTGGCCGCGGTGGCGAAGACGAAGCTGCGCCTGGGCCTGCGCAAGCCCGAGGACCTGGAGGCCCTGCCCGAGGGCACGGACCCGCTGCTGCTGGCCACGCTGCGGCTGCTGGTGAAGCTGTCCTCGGTGGCCTTCATGGCCCGGCCCCTGCTCTTCCCGCTGGTGGTGCTGCGCATCCTCCAGCTCACCATCCACCATGGCGCCACGGGCGTGGCCGCCTTCGGGTACGTGGGCTACGGGCTGATGCTCAGCGTGCACCTGGGCAACCCCGAGGAGGGCTTCCGCTACGGCCGGCTCGCGCTGAAGACGCTGGACCGCTTCCAGGCGGAGAGCCTGCGGTCCATGGTGACGTTCGTCTTCAACCTCTTCATCCGCCACTGGAAGGAGCCGCTCTCCGCCTGCATCGAGGACTTCCACGTCGCCGCCCGGAAGGGCCAGGAGATGGGCGACATCGAGTACTTCGGCTACGCCGCGAGCGCCGCCTGCGCCACCTCCGTCATCGCCCGGGACGGCCTGGCCGAGGGCGGGCCGCGCATCGACCGCTACCGCGACGCGCTCGCCGCGCACCGACACAAGAACGTGCCCTTCGTCGAGTACATGCGCCACACGCTCGACGCGCTCACCGGCACCTTCACCGGAGACGCGGACGCGCGCGAGGAGGCGCTGGTCGCCCCATACCGACAGCTCGACTATGCGAATGGCATCGCCACCTGCGACGTGCTGCGCACCCTGCGCCGCTGGTTGTCGGGCGACGCGCGCGGAACGCTGGCGAGCGCGGAGGCCATCGACGCCCGGGTGGAGCTCATCGCCGGGCAGATCTACCTGCCCTGGTACAAGTTCTTCCAAGGGCTGGCGCTCATCGCCCTCCACCCCACCCGGGGCCCGCTGGAGCGGCTGCGCGCCTCGCGCGCCATCGACGCCATCCGCAAGTCCATGCGCGGCTGGGCCCGCCTGGCCCCCATGAACTACGGCGCCCGGGCGGAGTTGCTCGACGCCGAGCGGGCCCGCCTGGACGGAGAGAAGGACGCCGCGGCGGATGGGTATGACCGCGCCATCCGGCTGGCCCGGCAGTACGGGCTGTCGCTCGACGAGGGCGTGGCCTGCGAGGCCGCCGCCCGCTTCCACCTCAAGGAGGGCCGCGAGTCCGTGGCCCGCGCGTACCTGGAGGACTCGCGCCACGCCTTCCTGCGCTGGGGCGCTCGCGCCGTCGCCGCGAGGCTGGAGCGCGAGCACCCGCGCCTGCTGCCCTCCGCCCCCACCGTGCCCGAGCCCGCTCGCGCCGAGGAGGCCGCCGGGACTCCGCTGGCCGCCTTGGACCTGGAGTCGGTGCTCAAGACGGCGCGCGCGCTGTCCGGCGAAATCGTCCTGGGCAAGCTGCTGCGCAAGCTGATGACGCTGGTCATCGAGAATGCCGGCGCCCGGCGCGGCTTCCTCATCCTGAAGAAGCCGGAAGGGCTCTTCATCGAAGCCGAGGGCTCGGTGGACGGCACCACCGTGGTGGTGGAGCAGGCCGTGCCGGTGGAGTCCTCCACCGCGCTGCCGGCCTCCCTCATCCACTACGTGGTGCGCACCGGAGAGACGGTCATCCTCCACGACGCGGCGGCCGAGGAGCCCTTCTCCGAGGACCCCTACATCCGAGGCGCCCGGCCCAAGTCCGTGCTCTGCAGCCCGCTGTTGAAGCAGGGCTCGCTCACCGGCGTGCTGTACCTGGAGAACGACGCCACCCCCGGGGCCTTCACCCGCGAGCGACTGGAGGTGCTGCGCCTGCTGTCATTCCAGGCGGCCATCTCCCTGGAGAACGCCGGGCTGTACGCCAGCCTGGAGGACTACAGCCGCACGCTGGAGCGCCGCGTGGAGGAGCGCACCACCGAAATCCAGCGGAAGAATGCCGAGCTCGCCGAGACGCTCAGCCGCCTCCAGGAGATGCAGCGCCAGCTGGTGGCACAGGAGAAGCTCGCGTCCCTGGGCGCGCTCACCGCCGGCATCGCCCACGAGCTGCAGAACCCGCTCAACTTCGTGAACAACTTCTCCGACCTGTCCATGCGGCTGGCCCGCGAGCTGGAGGAGGCCCTGCGCGCCCTGGCCAGCAGGTTGGACGGCCCGGCCATTGAGGACGTGCTGGAGCTGCTGGAAGACCTGCGCCAGAACTCGCAGCGCATCAACACGCACGGCCGCCGCGCGTCGGACATCATCAAGACGATGCTGCGGCACTCGCGCCGCTCGGAGGGGACGCGCTCCCGCGCGGACCTCAACAACCTGGTGCGCGACAGCCTGAGCCTGGCCTCGCAGGGGCTGCGCAGCCGCCCGGGCGGCGCCGCCGTGCAGCTGGAGTCCGACCTGGACGGGGCCGTGGGCATCGTCGAGCTGGTGGCCAGCGACATCAGCCGCCTGTTCATCAACATCCTGGAGAACGCCTTCTACGCCGCCGTGCAGAAGCAACAGGAGTCCGGCGCCGGCTTCACCCCGCGCATCGACGTCCGCACCCGCCGCCTGGGCGACAAGGTGGAGCTGCGCGTGCGCGACAACGGCGTCGGCATCCCCGAGCACATCCGCGAGAAGCTCTTCCACCCCTTCTTCACCACCAAGCCCGCGGGCGTGGGCACCGGCCTGGGCCTGTCGCTCTGCCACGACATCGTCCAGGAGCACCAGGGCGAGATTCGCGTGGAGAGCGAGCCCGGAGCGTACGCCGAGTTCATCATCACCCTGCCCGCCCCCCTCGCCGCGTCCTCCTCAGGCGCCGCCGCCTGA
- the clpX gene encoding ATP-dependent Clp protease ATP-binding subunit ClpX, with translation MKKEHHVNLSCSFCGKSQREVRKLIAGPTVYICDECIKLCNDIIADENEREEGKPQVSLPTPAEIKAFLDDYVIGQDQAKKVLAVAVYNHYKRIYQKKPAARPRPGVKSPGGEDVELSKSNILLIGPTGSGKTLLAQSLARFLNVPFTIADATSLTEAGYVGEDVENIIQNLLHNADYDVEKAARGIVYIDEIDKIARKGDMPSATRDVGGEGVQQALLKIIEGTRANVTPRGGKKYNQQEYVQVDTTNILFICGGAFHGIDGVIKRRVGEKGLGFGAKITHREDRSVGELLALTEPEDLMKFGMIPEFIGRLPMIATLNDLKEEDLVIILSQPKNALVKQYQKLFEMEKVKLTFTKEALRAIAREAMRRHSGARGLRAILEDAMLEIMYDVPFREGVKECKITEQVITKHEPPQLVMEKEKKTA, from the coding sequence GTGAAGAAGGAGCACCACGTCAACCTGTCCTGTTCGTTCTGCGGTAAATCGCAGCGCGAGGTCCGCAAGCTGATTGCCGGGCCGACGGTCTACATCTGCGACGAGTGCATCAAGCTCTGTAACGACATCATCGCGGATGAGAACGAGCGAGAGGAAGGCAAGCCCCAGGTCTCCCTGCCGACACCGGCGGAGATCAAGGCGTTCCTCGACGACTACGTCATTGGCCAGGACCAGGCGAAGAAGGTCCTCGCGGTGGCGGTTTACAACCACTACAAGCGCATCTACCAGAAGAAGCCGGCCGCCCGGCCGCGCCCCGGGGTGAAGAGTCCCGGCGGCGAGGACGTGGAGCTGAGCAAGAGCAACATCCTGCTCATCGGCCCTACGGGCAGCGGCAAGACGCTGCTGGCCCAGTCCCTGGCGCGGTTCCTCAATGTTCCCTTCACCATCGCCGACGCGACCAGCCTCACCGAGGCCGGCTACGTGGGCGAGGACGTGGAGAACATCATCCAGAACCTCCTCCACAACGCCGACTACGACGTGGAGAAGGCGGCCCGCGGCATCGTCTACATCGACGAGATCGACAAGATTGCCCGCAAGGGTGACATGCCGAGCGCCACCCGCGACGTCGGCGGCGAGGGCGTGCAGCAGGCCCTGCTGAAGATCATCGAGGGCACCCGCGCCAACGTCACGCCGCGCGGCGGGAAGAAGTACAACCAGCAGGAGTACGTCCAGGTCGACACGACGAACATCCTCTTCATCTGCGGCGGTGCCTTCCACGGCATCGACGGCGTCATCAAGCGCCGCGTGGGTGAGAAGGGGCTGGGCTTCGGCGCGAAGATCACCCACCGCGAGGACCGCAGCGTGGGCGAGCTGCTGGCGCTGACGGAGCCGGAGGACCTGATGAAGTTCGGGATGATTCCCGAGTTCATCGGCCGCCTGCCCATGATCGCCACGCTCAATGACCTGAAGGAAGAGGACCTCGTCATCATCCTCTCGCAGCCGAAGAACGCGCTGGTGAAGCAGTACCAGAAGCTCTTCGAGATGGAGAAGGTGAAGCTCACCTTCACCAAGGAAGCGCTGCGCGCCATCGCCCGCGAGGCGATGCGTCGTCACTCCGGAGCGCGCGGCCTGCGCGCCATCCTGGAGGACGCGATGCTGGAGATCATGTACGACGTGCCGTTCCGCGAGGGCGTCAAGGAGTGCAAGATCACCGAGCAGGTCATCACCAAGCACGAGCCGCCACAGCTCGTCATGGAGAAGGAGAAGAAGACGGCCTAG
- a CDS encoding AgmX/PglI C-terminal domain-containing protein, protein MAAGQDFAVDVEGLWLFRVGDMVLGPVSGGQIVEKLSTGELTPDSPVAIAGERDFHPMRDVDAFRVHVARAEARARVDAAVQVEREKSRKRLKYLGGGAAVMALVLGIGGLQVARSAAVHGWLGGEEEFDGIEMEPPTIRLAQARADDEELFEYPTNGTRRPDKPATEPGTKPASGTTGTGKVAVASTTRTEPKRPPRPAGTVATDADGMEVAQQFDQSAINRVVSGNKSTLFKCFKEEAERSPGLAARIPLEFVIGNDGKVSKLWVDNPQFKTGPLYQCLLSELQKWPFRAYEGERATVGLSFNIGKRG, encoded by the coding sequence ATGGCGGCCGGACAAGACTTTGCGGTGGATGTGGAAGGACTTTGGCTCTTCCGGGTGGGGGACATGGTCCTCGGCCCTGTGAGCGGCGGGCAGATCGTGGAGAAGCTCTCCACGGGGGAGCTGACGCCCGACAGCCCGGTGGCCATCGCGGGGGAGCGCGACTTCCACCCGATGCGGGACGTGGACGCCTTCCGGGTGCACGTGGCCCGCGCGGAGGCCCGCGCCCGGGTGGACGCCGCCGTCCAGGTGGAGCGCGAGAAGTCCCGCAAGCGGCTGAAGTACCTCGGTGGCGGCGCGGCCGTCATGGCGCTGGTGCTGGGAATCGGCGGCCTCCAGGTGGCGCGCAGCGCCGCGGTCCACGGCTGGCTCGGGGGTGAGGAGGAGTTCGACGGCATCGAGATGGAGCCGCCCACCATCCGCCTCGCCCAGGCCCGCGCCGACGACGAGGAGCTCTTCGAGTACCCCACCAACGGCACGCGCCGCCCGGACAAGCCCGCCACCGAGCCGGGCACGAAGCCGGCTTCCGGAACCACCGGTACCGGAAAGGTCGCGGTGGCCTCCACCACCCGCACCGAGCCGAAGCGTCCGCCGCGACCGGCGGGCACCGTGGCCACGGACGCGGATGGCATGGAGGTGGCGCAGCAGTTCGACCAGTCCGCCATCAACCGGGTGGTCTCCGGCAACAAGTCCACCCTCTTCAAGTGCTTCAAGGAGGAGGCCGAGCGCAGCCCTGGGCTGGCGGCCCGCATCCCCCTGGAGTTCGTCATCGGCAACGACGGGAAGGTGTCCAAGCTCTGGGTGGACAACCCCCAGTTCAAGACAGGCCCGCTCTACCAGTGTCTCCTGTCGGAGCTGCAGAAGTGGCCCTTCCGGGCCTACGAGGGCGAGCGGGCTACGGTGGGCCTGTCGTTCAACATCGGCAAGCGTGGGTAG
- a CDS encoding tRNA pseudouridine synthase A: protein MLSSTTKRIPVALWIWYRGGNFRGFQRQPEGPTVQAVLEEALASVGVPATIMPSGRTDRGVHARMQVVSVRLEPGDSAEAMEKRLPARLPPDLGLCAVRRPGSFHAQWSASGKGYRYRLRLGGTPDAAWAPYALDVASEPLLQGARAVTPERLEALLGAAVGTRDFIAFHEKSSPQKPRTLESATLHALGGGLYEARLSGDGFARYQVRYLVGSALKAAAGLLPEEAWKAALETGAAMEGFKAPAHGLVLWEVRYPPGVDPFTAGERLHPPGLPLEPPFL from the coding sequence GTGCTCTCTTCGACTACCAAGCGGATTCCCGTCGCACTGTGGATCTGGTACCGCGGCGGAAACTTCCGTGGCTTCCAGCGTCAGCCGGAGGGGCCGACCGTGCAGGCGGTGCTCGAGGAGGCGCTGGCCTCCGTGGGCGTGCCCGCCACCATCATGCCTTCGGGGCGGACGGACCGGGGCGTCCACGCGCGGATGCAGGTGGTGAGCGTGCGCCTGGAGCCAGGCGACTCGGCAGAGGCGATGGAGAAGCGGCTGCCCGCCCGCCTGCCCCCCGACCTGGGGCTGTGCGCGGTGCGCCGGCCCGGCTCCTTCCATGCGCAGTGGAGCGCCAGCGGCAAGGGCTACCGCTACCGGCTGCGCCTGGGCGGGACGCCGGACGCGGCCTGGGCGCCCTACGCGCTGGACGTGGCCTCCGAGCCGCTGCTCCAGGGCGCCAGGGCGGTGACGCCCGAGCGACTGGAGGCGCTGCTCGGCGCGGCGGTGGGGACGCGGGACTTCATCGCCTTCCATGAGAAGTCCAGCCCCCAGAAGCCACGCACGCTGGAGTCCGCCACCCTGCATGCGCTGGGCGGTGGGCTGTACGAGGCGAGGCTGAGCGGGGACGGCTTCGCGCGCTACCAGGTGCGCTACCTCGTGGGGAGCGCGCTCAAGGCGGCGGCGGGACTGCTTCCGGAAGAAGCGTGGAAGGCGGCGCTGGAGACGGGGGCGGCCATGGAGGGCTTCAAGGCGCCCGCGCACGGCCTGGTGCTCTGGGAGGTGCGCTACCCTCCTGGGGTGGACCCCTTCACCGCCGGAGAGCGCCTCCACCCTCCGGGACTGCCGCTGGAGCCACCCTTCCTGTAG
- a CDS encoding ribbon-helix-helix domain-containing protein, which yields MDMNPRLTSVVFRLNREKLDALKELSRSTRIRQSEYLREAISDLLAKYEERLVD from the coding sequence ATGGACATGAATCCCCGCCTCACCTCAGTGGTCTTCCGGCTCAACCGCGAGAAGCTCGACGCCCTCAAGGAGCTGTCGCGCTCCACGCGCATCCGTCAGAGCGAGTACCTGCGGGAGGCCATCTCGGACCTGCTGGCGAAGTACGAGGAGCGGCTGGTCGACTGA